From Triticum aestivum cultivar Chinese Spring chromosome 4A, IWGSC CS RefSeq v2.1, whole genome shotgun sequence, a single genomic window includes:
- the LOC123087142 gene encoding phosphatidylinositol 4-phosphate 5-kinase 1 produces the protein MRRVAPAMILASAGGGGGGEGEGGEAAFVEKALPNGDVYSGGFAGGAPHGKGKYVWADGCMYEGEWRRGKASGKGRFSWPSGATFEGEFRGGRIEGQGVFVGPDGATYRGAWAADRRHGAGAKSYANGDYYEGQWRRNMQDGHGRYVWAAGNQYVGEWRGGVISGRGVLIWANGSRYDGVWENGVPRGTGVFTWPDGSRYVGSWPRSCVDLPAISGTFFPPVGVGGAARKRSSVEGIGEKASSVPRICIWESEGEAGDITCDIVDALEASMLYREAAPAGGGPTYMRTQRSARRGPNGGPCWSSSAATTPEGKRPGQTISKGHKNYELMLQLQLGIRHSVGKSAAVPMRELALADFDPREKFWTRFPPEGSKVTPPHSSPDFRWKDYCPMVFRHLRKLFTVDPADYMLAICGNDALRELSSPGKSGSFFYLTQDDRFMIKTVRKSEVKLLIRMLPSYYQHVSRYDYSLITRFYGVHCVKPINGPKVRFIVMGNLFCSDYQIHRRFDLKGSSYGRTADKFEEEIDETTTLKDLDLNFVFRLRRSWYRDLHEQLQRDCEFLESEGIMDYSFLVGVHFCDDVSASKMGLSTFTASPKLSMKCETFQVGGGGMPELCFSDNDYDRIPDCRKPLIRLGAHMPARAEQASRRSEFDPFLLSGGGFLAPNQTGEVHDVILYFGIIDILQDYDITKRLEHVYKSLQTDPNSISAVDPKLYSKRFQDFIGRIFVEDG, from the exons ATGAGGCGGGTGGCGCCGGCGATGAtcctcgcctccgccggcggcggaggcggcggcgagggggagggggGCGAGGCGGCGTTCGTGGAGAAGGCGCTGCCGAATGGGGACGTGTACAGCGGCGGGTTCGCGGGCGGCGCGCCGCACGGCAAGGGCAAGTACGTGTGGGCGGACGGGTGCATGTACGAGGGGGAGTGGCGGCGCGGCAAGGCGTCGGGCAAGGGCCGCTTCTCCTGGCCGTCGGGCGCCACCTTCGAGGGCGAGTTCCGCGGGGGCCGGATCGAGGGGCAGGGCGTCTTCGTCGGGCCCGACGGCGCCACCTACCGCGGCGCCTGGGCGGCCGACCGCCGCCACGGGGCCGGCGCCAAGAGCTACGCCAACGGGGACTACTACGAGGGCCAGTGGCGCCGCAACATGCAGGACGGCCACGGCCGCTACGTCTGGGCCGCCGGGAACCAGTACGTTGGGGAGTGGCGGGGCGGCGTCATCTCCGGCCGCGGCGTGCTGATCTGGGCCAACGGGAGCCGCTACGACGGCGTGTGGGAGAACGGCGTGCCCAGGGGCACGGGGGTCTTCACCTGGCCCGACGGGAGCAGGTACGTCGGCTCCTGGCCGAGGAGCTGTGTGGACCTGCCGGCCATAAGCGGCACCTTCTTCCCGCCGGTTGGCGTCGGGGGCGCGGCGCGGAAGAGGTCCTCCGTGGAGGGGATTGGGGAGAAGGCTTCCTCCGTGCCGCGGATCTGCATCTGGGAATCGGAGGGCGAGGCAGGGGACATCACCTGCGACATTGTGGATGCGCTCGAGGCCTCCATGCTCTACCGGGAGGCCGCGCCCGCTGGAGGTGGGCCAACGTACATGCGGACGCAGCGCAGCGCCCGGCGAGGACCCAACGGAGGCCCGTGCTGGTCGTCCTCAGCCGCCACCACGCCTGAGGGGAAGCGACCTGGGCAGACCATCTCCAAGGGGCATAAGAACTACGAGCTCATGTTGCAGCTGCAATTGGGCATCAG GCATTCGGTGGGGAAATCTGCGGCCGTGCCGATGCGGGAGCTTGCACTGGCAGATTTTGATCCTAGGGAGAAGTTCTGGACGCGGTTCCCTCCTGAGGGGTCAAAGGTCACGCCACCACATTCCTCCCCAGATTTCCGGTGGAAGGACTACTGCCCCATGGTGTTCAG ACATTTGAGGAAATTGTTTACTGTTGATCCGGCGGATTACATGCTCGCTATCTGTGGAAATGATGCCCTGAGGGAACTGTCTTCGCCTGGGAAGAGCGGAAGTTTCTTTTACCTCACCCAAGATGACCGTTTCATGATTAAAACAGTGAGAAAATCAGAAGTCAAG TTGCTTATTCGGATGTTGCCTAGCTACTACCAACATGTTAGTCGATATGATTACTCTCTAATTACAAGGTTCTATGGTGTCCACTGTGTAAAGCCTATCAATGGACCGAAG GTCCGTTTTATTGTCATGGGAAATTTGTTCTGCTCGGACTATCAGATTCATCGCCGTTTTGATCTTAAAGGTTCATCATATGGCCGAACGGCAGACAAATTTGAAGAAGAGATTGATGAGACAACTACTCTTAAAGACTTGGACCTCAACTTTGTATTTCGGTTGCGGCGATCTTGGTACAGAGATCTCCATGA GCAACTACAGAGAGATTGTGAATTTTTGGAGTCTGAAGGTATTATGGATTACAGCTTCTTGGTAGGAGTTCACTTCTGTGACGATGTCTCTGCCTCGAAGATGGGATTGTCAACTTTTACCGCTTCTCCAA AGCTATCAATGAAGTGCGAGACATTTCAAGTTGGTGGTGGTGGCATGCCAGAGCTGTGCTTCTCAGATAATGATTATGATAGGATACCTGACTGCAG GAAGCCATTGATTAGGTTGGGTGCGCACATGCCAGCCCGGGCAGAGCAAGCATCCAGAAGAAGCGAGTTCGACCCGTTTCTCCTGAGTGGTGGGGGGTTCCTGGCCCCGAACCAGACCGGCGAAGTGCATGACGTGATTCTGTATTTTGGGATAATCGACATTCTCCAGGACTATGACATCACCAAAAGGCTAGAGCATGTTTACAAGTCGTTGCAGACGGACCCCAATTCGATATCTGCGGTGGACCCGAAGCTCTACTCCAAGAGGTTTCAGGATTTCATCGGCAGAATTTTTGTGGAAGATGGCTAG